A region from the Canis aureus isolate CA01 chromosome 8, VMU_Caureus_v.1.0, whole genome shotgun sequence genome encodes:
- the GJC3 gene encoding gap junction gamma-3 protein, which produces MCGSFLRQLLAEDSRHSTAVGHLLLPVLLGFRLVLLAASGTGIYGDEQSEFVCHTQQAGCKAACYDAFHPFSPLRFWAFQVILVAVPSTLYMGLILYHVIWRWEESGKVKEETLIHQGEKSRDASGAGSPRLLWAYAAQLGVRLVLEGAALGLQYHLYGFKIPSSFACRREPCLGSITCYLSRPFEKTIFLKTMFGVSGLCLLFTLVELVLLGLGKWWRTWKHKSPSNYSSTSESTKKHKDPTDNFPAVEAKEQFQEAEL; this is translated from the exons ATGTGTGGCAGTTTCCTGAGGCAGCTGTTGGCTGAAGACAGCAGGCATTCCACTGCCGTGGGGCACCTCCTACTTCCCGTGCTCCTGGGATTCCGTCTTGTGCTGCTGGCTGCCAGTGGGACGGGGATCTATGGTGATGAGCAGAGTGAATTTGTGTGTCACACTCAGCAGGCAGGCTGCAAGGCCGCCTGCTATGATGCCTTCCACCCCTTCTCCCCACTGCGCTTCTGGGCCTTTCAGGTCATCTTGGTGGCTGTGCCCAGCACCCTCTACATGGGTCTCATTCTCTATCATGTGATCTGGCGGTGGGAAGAATCAGGGAAGGTGAAGGAGGAGACCCTGATCCACCagggggagaagagcagagacgCCTCAGGGGCTGGAAGCCCCAGGCTGCTCTGGGCCTATGCAGCACAGCTGGGGGTGCGGCTGGTCCTTGAGGGAGCAGCCTTGGGGTTGCAGTACCATCTGTATGGGTTCAAGATACCTAGCTCCTTTGCATGTCGTCGAGAACCTTGCCTTGGCAGTATAACCTGTTACTTGTCCCGCCCCTTTGAGAAGACCATCTTCCTAAAGACCATGTTTGGGGTCAGTGGGCTCTGTCTCTTATTTACTCTTGTGGAGCttgtgctcctgggcctggggaAATGGTGGAGGACCTGGAAGCACAAATCCCCTTCTAACTACTCTTCAACTTCAGAGAGTACCAAAAAACACAAGGATCCGACTGATAACTTCCCAGCGGTGGAAGCCAAAGAGCAGTTCCAAGAAGCAG AGTTATGA